DNA from Lactobacillus johnsonii:
TACTTACTTGGATTCTTTTTAACAGGTTGGGCAATTTGGGTTGGAGTCCTTCCTTGGAGCGTCGCTTTAATTTTGATTTGTATTCCAACAATCTACAAAAACATGCGCTTTCTTTGGAAAATACAAACTAAGCCAAAATCGTTCCCTAAAGTAGTTCAAAATACCCAAGTTTTATTTGTGACCGAAGCTGTAGGTTTCTTTATCGGTTTGATGTTAAATCTTAGAATTAGATAATAAAAAAGGTCGAAACTTCCTCTCAGTACGAAGTTTCGACCTTTTTTATTTTAAATTGTTTTTTATTGTTTCCACGCTGCATCAAATTTTGCTTTACCTGCTTTAATTTGATTATCAACGTTTTGACCATTCTTAGCTGCATATAAGATCTTAGCCATAATTGGGTCCAATTGACTGTAGGCAGCATTTGAGTTCTTAGCTACTGGAATGCTGTACAAGTGTTTCATAGCGACTTCTAGCTTAGCTGGAAGTTTAGTCTTGGTGTTTTCTTTGTATTCTTTGGATTTCACAACAGAATTATTAACTGGAATGTAGCCAGTTGCATTTGCCCATTTAAGTTGAGTAGATTTAGAAGTTAAAAATTGCATATATTTAAATGCAGCAGTTTTTTGCATTGGGGTTGCTTTTTTAAACATGTAAATATCTGTACCCTGCTGCATAGTGTATTTACCAGGGCGTGCAGATACATCGTAAGTAAACTTATCACCAACTGCCTTTTTAACGTATCCTTCACCTGCTGATACATCGCTACCTTTTCATTAGCAAATGGACCTGATAAATAGTGCGCTGAGCCAGCAGTTGTGAAGTAGCCCTTCTTCATACCTTTAGCGTAGTAATCAACAACTTTCTTGGAATCTTTGCCAGTAAAGTTAACTTTATCAGTTAAATTAATTCCTTCATTTTTCATACCCAAAGTATAGTAGTTAGCTAAAGAATCGAAACCTGCACCAACAACTTGATGGTTGCTCTTCTTATAAATAGTTTCTGAAACTTGTGCTAATTCCTTCATAGTTGTAGGAACTTTTTTAATACCATATTTTTCAAACATGGATTTATTATAAGTTAAAACCTCAATAGACTTATTAAATGGAATACCATATTGTTTTCCTTGAATTTTAGCTCCATCTAATAATTCAGTTCTAATATTTGATTTAGCACTACTTCCCCAACCAAGCTTACTGTTATTAATGTATGGGGAAAGATCAACTAACATATTACTCTTAGCAGCATTATATAGCCACCCAGGATATGCTTGCGTAATTGTTGGTAAATTATTTGGTGATTGTAATGTTGAATTTACCTTAGCTTGTAAATCAATGTAAGAGCCTTGATTTTCAAGCATGATTTTAATATTAGGATTTTTCTTTTCAAATTCTGCAGTTAATTTCTCTAATTCTGCACGTTGACCACCATTCATTCCATGCCAAAAGGTTACTATAGTTTTCTTTGTAATTTTAGTTGGAATATTCGTTGCTGAACTATCTTCTTTATTTCCTTTAGAACATCCAGTAGCAATTAATGCCACCCCTGCAACTAAACCTAAAGCAATCTTTTTATATAAATTCATCAAAATCCTCCAGTAATTTCAAAATTGAAGCACTATTTATTGTATCAAAGCGAAAATTATATACAAGATGTTGTAGTATAAAAATTATTTTTTTATTTTAAAATTTTTTACATTTTTAAATCGCGCGTTAAACCCGCATTATATACGATTTTTGTATATATAAAATACGGATATATACGTACGTTATAAAGATTTATATTTGAAATTATTCATATTTTATCTTGAATTACGATTAATAGTCTGCTATCTTTAAATCGTCAACTTCATTAAATAGTTTCTGGAGGAAAAAATGAAGATAAAGAAATTTTTAATCGGCGCTGCTATGATTTTACTTGCCGCATCAACTGCTGCATGTTCCAACAATAAGTCTGCTTCTAAAGCAAGTGATGGCTATACTCCTAAAGAATTAAACGTTCAGTTTGTTCCTAGTGTCCAAGCGTCTAAACTTGAAGCTAAAGCTAAGCCATTACAAGGCTTGCTTGAAAAGCAATTACATATGCCTGTTCATGTGACTGTTTCAACTGATAACTCTGCTTTAGTTGAAGCAATGGCATCAAAGAAAGTTGATGTTGGTTTCTTACCACCTGATGCTTATGTCTTAGCTCACAAACGTGGTGTAGCGGATGTTTTACTACAAGCACAACGTTATGGCTATGACGAACCAAGCGGTAAGCAAAACCACAAATTAATGGATAGCTACCGTTCAATGATCGTAGTTAAAAAGGGCTCTAAGATCAAATCTTGGAAAGATCTAAAAGGTAAGACAATTGCCGTTCAAGATCCAACCTCTACTTCTGGTTACGTTCTTCCAATTGCGGAACTTCACAAGAAAGGTTTAAATGTACCAAAAGATTGTAAATTAGTTCAAGTTAAGGGCCACGATCAAGCTGTTTTATCAGTTTATAACGGTGATGCCGATGCTGCCTTTGTCTTCTCTGACGCTCGTCCTCTTGCTGCTAAAGATGCACCTGCTGTAATGAAGGATGTTGTTCCAATTTACTTTACTAAATACATTCCAAACGATACTGTTGCTGTTAGAAGCGGCATGTCTAAGTCATTTAGAAAGAAACTTGCTACTGCCTTTAAGGATATTGCTAAGACCAAGAAGGGTAAGAAGATCCTTGAAAATATTTACCAACACTATGGTTATGTAGATTCTAAAGATTCTAACTTCAATATTGTTCGTGAATACGAAGCTGAAGCTAAAAAGGCTGAAAAATAAATTTAATATTTTTAAAAGACCACCCTACTTTGACTTGTAGGATGGTCTTTTTCTCGTTTAAAATTAGAATAGATTTTTAATCGAGGTTTTCAAATGAAACTAAATAAAAAATTTAATCTATTATTGATCACAAGTGCTATCTTTTTAATAGCAAGTGCTTGTAGCAAGCCTAATCATGAGGAAACAATAAATAAAAAGACAGACAATCATATCGCTCTGATATCTGACATTAACGGCATTAAAGATAATTCTTTAAATCAATCTGTCTGGAATGGTTTAAAAGATTATGGTACTAAAAATGATCTTCCAGAAGGAAACAAAGGCTATAACTATTTTGTACCTAAAGATCCGAAAAACTATCAAACCACTATCAATGAAGCGTTAGATAAAAATTTCTCAACTATTATTGGTGTTGGCTATACTCTTAAGCCAAATATTATTAAAGCAGCTAAAAATAATCCGAAAAAAAATTTTGTTGTTATTGATGCCCATACTCCAAAACTAAAAAATTTAGCCGGTATCTCCTTTAAGAATCA
Protein-coding regions in this window:
- the phnD gene encoding phosphate/phosphite/phosphonate ABC transporter substrate-binding protein: MKIKKFLIGAAMILLAASTAACSNNKSASKASDGYTPKELNVQFVPSVQASKLEAKAKPLQGLLEKQLHMPVHVTVSTDNSALVEAMASKKVDVGFLPPDAYVLAHKRGVADVLLQAQRYGYDEPSGKQNHKLMDSYRSMIVVKKGSKIKSWKDLKGKTIAVQDPTSTSGYVLPIAELHKKGLNVPKDCKLVQVKGHDQAVLSVYNGDADAAFVFSDARPLAAKDAPAVMKDVVPIYFTKYIPNDTVAVRSGMSKSFRKKLATAFKDIAKTKKGKKILENIYQHYGYVDSKDSNFNIVREYEAEAKKAEK